The genomic DNA CGACGAACGCGCTTTACGGCCTTGAACATTGCCGCGGTCGCGCGGCGCACCTGCACGTAGTCGGGGTGCTCTTCGTCGATGCTCGACATCCCGGCGAGCACCTTGAGAGTGATCGCCAGCTCGTCGGGGTCGATCGCGGGCGTGTAGTCGCCTGGCGTCTCGCTACCGTCTGGCTGCGGTTCTGTCGTCTCGGAGGGCACATGCGATTCTAGGCCGAAGCCGCTCACCCGCGGGCGATGAGACGCTATCGTTCGCTCGCTTAACCAGCTAGACCGGCAGGGCAAGTGAGCGCGAGGGCCCACGCCTGAAAATCGTGAGGTCACGGGATCGACGCCCGTCGGAGCCACACGGGTGATCATTACGTCACCCCAGAAACCCTCGCGGAGCTTCTATCCGCGGAGGTTTTGCTTTTTCCTGGTGAGACGCGGTTTCTAGGTGGCACTCTCGCCTGCTCCGGCTGATCGCTGAGCGAGCGAAAGCTCCCGCCCATTGAGCGAGCGCGGCGAGACGAGATGTCCTCGGCATGGAGCTTGGGCCGGTCTGGGGCCGGTTGCGTCCCAGGTTTTCGTCGGTTTGACGACGCCGATCCTGGCGAATTCTCTCGCACGGCCGGATCGATAGGCTCGTAGAACCCGGCACGGTTCCGGCATGAACTTGGGCGGGAGACGCCATGGTCGACGAAGAGATCGCGTACGAGACGAACACAGTTCGCGCAATCCGCGGGATGGAGGCGCGGACCGTGGCGAAATGGGAGTCCGAGGGCTGGGAACTCGTTTCACAGAAGCCGGGCAAGTTGCAGACGGAGATCACTTTCCGGCGCCCCAAGAAAAAGACACGCTGGGTCCCTTGGGCGGTCGGGGGCGGAGTGCTCGCGATCGCACTTGCTTTGATCATCACCTTCGGCGTCATCGGAGAACGCAACGCAGCTCTCGACGCGACTCCAAGCGCTGCGCCATCAGAGCCCTCCGTGACCACAAGCGAGGCGGCGACCCCGGAGCCGACGACACCCGAAGCGGAACCGACGGAGGAAGCCGACGTTGTGCTGACGCCGGAGACCAACGCTGAGCTGGCAGCCCTCCTAATACTCACCGACTACTGCGACCCCTCGATCGCGACATTCGCAAGCACTTACCGTGGCCAGACGATTGCATTCCCGGGATATATTGGCGCGCTGGCTCCTCACGACGGCGCGACGACCCGGTATGACATCCTCATCGGCGCCGGAGACTTCAGCGAGACGTCCGCACCTGGCCCCGCATTTCAGTTCCGTGACGTGAACACAACGAATGACCTCAACTTCGCCGGCGCCGTGCCCGACACGATCGGTGTCGGAACCAACCTCAACGTCACGGCTGAGGTCGGCACCTACGAAACCAGCTCATGCCTGTTCTTGTTGGACCCCATCTCGACTGCCGTTCGGTAGTCGAGCAGCAAGCATCCCTCG from Microbacterium endophyticum includes the following:
- a CDS encoding DUF4839 domain-containing protein, coding for MVDEEIAYETNTVRAIRGMEARTVAKWESEGWELVSQKPGKLQTEITFRRPKKKTRWVPWAVGGGVLAIALALIITFGVIGERNAALDATPSAAPSEPSVTTSEAATPEPTTPEAEPTEEADVVLTPETNAELAALLILTDYCDPSIATFASTYRGQTIAFPGYIGALAPHDGATTRYDILIGAGDFSETSAPGPAFQFRDVNTTNDLNFAGAVPDTIGVGTNLNVTAEVGTYETSSCLFLLDPISTAVR